The Aspergillus flavus chromosome 6, complete sequence nucleotide sequence CTACTGCATTGTGGTCTCGGCAGAAGGGACGTTTGACCTTCGCAGCGTCAGTAAGTCCAGGTTTCCAAGTTGGCTTTGCAATAACATACCCATGACGCTTTAATATGCGATACATAGAGGAATGAGATATCCCAGTTTCATCAGCTAATTTCCTAGACGATTTCTCGCTCCCGGCGGCTCGATCCTGGATAATTGATTGAACCACGGAGTTTTCGACTTCGTCGGTGATCGTCTTAGGCCGACCAGATCGTTTAGCATCTTCGACATATTCCATTTTGATCCTTGGATCCTTGCTGGGGTCGTATCCTCTGGCCCTTGCACGTCTATAGATATCTTGGACAGTCCGCTCGGGCATTCCTAGGGATGCCGCAATCTCTTTCGCAGGGATGCCCCAGGCCACGAGAGTTAGAGCTTGGATCCTCAATTCAATTGGGTGGAAGACCATGGTTCCGGAGGGTCCTAGTTGGGCAGGCAGTAGGTAGGAGCCAAAACACCAACAAAATCGAAAGGAAATCTCAAAATAATGATATCAAGAGAGCTATGTTTTGATCAACAAACATGTGCAGAGACACGTCAATGTAAATTACTGGGACGGCGGTCAGGCCGCATACACAATACCGCACGGTGGGTCCTCTATTACTAGCGTCCTTCGTACTTTCTCTCAAATTTACAGTACCTCCTGTGTATTGACTCGTATCTTTATTTGCAGAAGTCCATGAATATGGATTTATATTAAATGGTTGGATATTTTAGGACTGGCAGACCTAATCAGGCCTCAATAAGCAGCACCACAGCCTCATATGGACGAAGAGACCACTTGGAACCAGAAAATCTCTCCTTCACGTCGCTGGCGCTGTCATACGTGTTCAGCAACACATCTTTGACTGCCTTCACACCATTCGAAGAAGAATCCCATTCCAATGTGCCGTCAGTCCAGTTGGCCAACACCAGCGCCTTCTGGTCTTCATACTGCCGGGTATACGCGAAGATCTCCTGGCTATCGCGGTCGACCAGCTCGTAGTTTCCATATACAAAGATGTCCACGTATTTCTTGCGCAGTCCGAGCACGGATGCCCAGTAGCTGTAGGTAGAGTTGGGGTCGTTGACCTGGGCCTCGGCGTTGATGCCGCGAGCGTAGTTCGGGTTGACCGACATCCAGGGCTTGACGTTGGGGCTGGTGAATCCGGCGTTTGGCGCATTAGTCCATTGAACTGGGGTACGGCCGTTGTCACGGGACTTCTTCTGATATTCCTGTCGGGCAATCTTTTGGATTTCAGGATCATTTGGTAGCCTGTGTCGGATTAGGGTTAGTATACGGTCCTCAGGGAGCATGAAGGGGAGCGGAGCTAGAATGCTTACCTCTTCCAGTGGTTGAGGCAGTCGATATCCTTGTACTCTTCGATGTCCCATTCGGGAGGCACATTCCCCATGCCAATCTCTTGCCCCTGGTATACGAAAGGTGATCCAGCTTTCAAAGCCAAGATCGTGGCTAGCATCTTGGATGCAATAACTCGGTCTTCCTCCTTTGCGTTCGTGTAACGGTCGACCGACCGTGGCTGGTCGTGGTTCTCCCAGTACAGAGCGTTCCAGCCATCATTTTCATACATGAACTTCTGCCACCTCTCAAAGAAAAATTTCAAGTCGGTGAGCTCCCAGCTACCCGGCTCGAACTTGTCGTATTTACCATGGTCAATGTCGACATGCTCAAAGTTAAAGATCATATTCAGCTCATTCCGGTCATACTTCACTGCTCGAAGCACCTCTTCGGTGTCCGTCACGAAGGGCATTTCACCAACACTGAACGTATCGTACTCCTTTAAGATCTTACCAAGCTCCTGGAAGTATTCGTGCAACCGAGGACCATTGGCATAGTACTTGTCACCCCATTGCCAAGGGGTACGTGGGTCCTTGATCGGGGCATCCGGGAAACGCTGGTCCTTGCTGATGAAGTTGATCACATCCATACGGAACCCGTTGGCACCTTTATCCAGCCAAAAGCGCATAATATCATGGACAGCCTTGCGAACCGGTGGATGCTCCCAGTTGAGATCTGGCTGTTCTGTCGCGTACAGGTGAAGATAGTATTCCTGCGTATGCTCATCCCACTCCCATGCGCTCCCTGCGATCGCAATCAGCCTATAGTTACAACCAATTACAAAAATACATGCAATATATCAAGGGACAAACCTACCCTGGAAATGTGACACCCAATTGTTCGGCGGCTGGCGATTTCCCTGCTCGTCATACCTGGCCGGCTTCCAGATGTACCAATTCCGATACTCGTTATCCTTCGAGCTGCGCGACTGCTTGAACCACTCATGTTGATCACTAGTGTGATTCACTACCAGATCCATGAGGAGCTTCATGCCCCGTTCATGGCACCCCTTGATCAACTTTTCCACATCTGCGACCGTACCGTATTCAGGGGCAATGTCGTAGTAATCAGCGATATCATATCCCATGTCAACCTGAGGCGACTTATACGAGGGACAGAGCCAAACGATATCGATACCGAGGTTCTTGATGTGGTCGAGCTTCGAAATGATACCGGGGATATCACCGATACCGTCATCGTTGGAGTCCTTGAACGAGCAAGGCCAGATCTGATATACGGAGCTTTCCTTCCACCAGGCGCGATGGTTCTGGTTGCCGGGTGTGGCCATGGTTTGTCGTCTGGGCAGTATATGATTTCCTAGAGTAACTTGaatatacaaaagaaagagggaggctTCAGTTTATCTATAtgttttgttgttgctgggaGGGGCAGCTTGCTATCCGATAACACCCACCGCGGGGCAGCTCCTTTCTCGAGCGGAGAAATTATCGGTGGGTGCATTGCCGACCTATAGATTTTCTTGTTGGACTATAGCTCACCAGGGGGATCTTATGAATTGAGGGTCTGACCAGGTTTCAGCAGCCAGTGAAACTTGATAGAAGATTGGTTCCACTTGTAGGTTGATCGAATGATGATACGACACGGAGAGCTTTCGGTGGATCCGTCGATCAATCAATGGAGTTGCTACTACGTGTGTATTTTGTGTGcgtataatatttttattctgtTTAAAATTGAGCTGCGTTTGTTAACTTAATTACCTATGTCAAGATCAGCAAGAAGAATTAGAATGAGGTGCGACAATTCCAGCATAAGACATGCTACCCCGACGATAGCCGCATACTATCCAACAATGACGGACAACCAAAGTACTTGACCATCTAGCGAATAATGGTTACTTCCTGTTCATAGACCGAAGAATACCTTGAACATCAGCAAATTTCAATTCGACCACCGTCTCGTCCCATAGCCTTTCAATGATTTGTTTCCCTTCTGGCGTATACAGGACAGTAGCAAATCTGGTGAAGCATATCTTAGCAAGAGATAACATGATAAAGATGCAGCATACTTACGGTCGTATCTGCCAGTCCATAACAAAACACCCGTGGGACTCCTTGCCCTTTACCACTGTAGCGTCTACATATGTAGAAGCTCCATCCCGGACAGTCCGAGCCGTAATCACCTTCGCAAGAGACATGGCCAAAGATACAACACCAGAAACGTCACGCTGAAGCTGGGTGCCCTTGGTAAAGCCTGGGTCCACCAGATTCACCACGACGTCATCCGCAGATACGTAGTCGGCAAGCTTCCACATGAACATGTGCCCGAGCAGTTTGGATGCGCTATACTGCTCGATCAAGTCGAAGTTCTTCGGGTCGTCGTACGAGGGGAGAAGTAGAGAGAACTTTCTGTGTGGGAATCTAGCGAAGAGAGCAGTGCCCGAACTGACAATGCTAAGTCGGCCAGGTGTACCAACTGTTGACTTGTTCTTGAGAacagggagaagaagaatagagAGAAGTACCGTTGATAGGTAATTCACCTGAATGGTCTCCTCATGGCCGGTACTAGGAACAACTCCAAATTGCATATTTTGCAATCCGGCATTGAGAATGACTATGTCGAGACGAGATAGCTGGGTTTCGGTGCGGCGAACAAAGGCTCGAATGGAATCGTATGAGCTCATGTCGAGATTCCAGACTTCGATGGTAGCTATTGGATACTCCTTCCGGAGTGTAGCTGCTGCTATTTCGCCTTTTGCGACTGAGCGAACGGCGATTATTAGAAGGGAGAGATTGTATGATAGGAGTTGGCGAGAGCTTTCCAAGCCCAAGCCGGTATTGGCTCCCGTCACGATAGCGACTTTATCAATAAGAGTGGTATTTTTCGGCGGCAATTGGGCCTTAGTGCACAGCTGGGACTTCAGGAAGATCTTAAGGTAGTAGTACGGTGTGGTATCGGGTGGAAGGTCTTTCGAAGCAGTCATTATGAAGTAGTCCGATATCTGTAGGCAGGATGGTTCTTGTGAAATGTGTAAACCTGGAATTGTAAGAGGTAGCATTGCTCTGATCTTGGAAGACTTATATATGGCAGTTCAAGGCTCATGCCACGGACATTGGTATCTCTGACGCTGGAGTGAATGCGATATACTCTTATCACCCAAAACGGTTAGTGATACTGGTGATAGCTGGAACAGCCAATAGTATTCAGTCTACAGTGGGCCACTATTCCCGAATAGGACAACAATCGTTCGACCAATCGTCAGTTGGATGAATCGTCAGCCCAAGAGACGCGCTTCAAATATGGCTGTAAGCGGACTTAACTCTCTTTCAAACCGTATCCTGAATTAGGTAATTaatccaggaagaagaatcccAGCAAGGCGTTTTCCAGACTGACGCCTGACTTCTCGTGTCACTTGCTGAAAGGCATGTCTCTTGAAGGTGGATCAGGTAAGTCCGTCGTCCGTCATTCATCAACTGTCATGTTGTTATCTCCGGGGGCATACTCTCACTATTTGGGTAGCGATGTTACCGATCATCATATCCACAGGCATAGCGAAGCCAGATCCAGATACGCGCAAACTTATTAGGAGCCATGTCATGTTGGGAAAGAACAGGGGCAAATACCGACGTTCGGGGCGCCATGACCAAGCGGAGTTAGAGCACGATGAGACTTGTAACGAAAAACCTAGAACTTTGCGAAAGCCGTCTGGTCCATTAACCAAGAGGGCGCCTTCCACTGTTCCGCAAAGAGTTGGCTCCGAAGTCTCCCTGCTACGGTTTGCTGACACAGTGGAGCCAGCGTTGGCCGTGAATATCGTAAGATGTAAGTCAAGCTTGCAGGTACAGCAGTGCCCTAATAGATGTATTCTTAACGACAAAAATACAGTTTCAGCCATGTCGAAGAGAACCCTATTCACTTTGGAGAaatacctttctttccagaagaaaAGTGACCAGTGGCATGATCTGTTGATAGCGGATCCTATTTATCTCCATGGCATGGCCTTCATAACGCAGGATTTCTTCGACGGGTTATCGGGTTGGCAAGCTAAGACCAATAACCCGGCCTCATTACACTTCCTGAAGACacttcaactcctccgcGAGAGGCTGTCCCTTCCAGACGAACAAACGAAAACGTCGGATGCTACGATAATGGTGGTGCTGTTTCTAACAACACATGCACATATTAGGGAGGACCTCGACGCTGCCAAACATCATCTCAAGGGTCTTCATAAACTCGTGGATATGAGAGGTGGCATGGCCCACTTTACCTACGATGTGAATCTGAAGACTGAAATATACCGGTATGCCTTCTGCAACTTGTCCACCATTAAACAACCAAAGAATAAAGTCCTCTAACCTTGAAGTAGGTCTGACTTATCAATTGCTCTTCAAGGCTGTACCAAGcctctcttctttgatgACACCTTACGGTTTTCGATTTTGACCGCACCAGCTCTGAATCAACACGCTAACGTACAATTCCTCGAAAACATAGACGATGATCTAGCCCGATCTTGGAGCTTAATGAAGAGATTTTGCGTCCTCGTCAATATAGCTATTAGAAAGCAACAACGACTCTCTATggacttcttcttggagacaATGACATCAGTAATGTACCGCCTGCTTCAATTAAAGTTTGAAACAGGCTCGATTGGTGAAGCTATCCGTCTCGGGCttttggccttctcctcccatATATTCTTGCAGTGGAGGGATATTCAACGGCCGTATATCCAGTTCTCCGCTTCGTACAAGGAAAGTCTTGTATCTCTTAAGTCTTTGAATGGTGTTTCTTCTGATATTGTGCTTTGGCTCTTGATGGTTGGTCGAATCTCAGTTTTCGGTACATCGGACGACGAGTGGCTGAAGCCTTGGCTACGGGCTAATAGCCAACTATGCACGGTACACTCATGGCCCGCAATGAGGGATGTCATGGAGTCATTTCTGTGGATTGGTGCGCTGCACGACAAGCCTGGAAAGGATTTGTTCGAATCTGCGATGTTGCAACTATCTCCACAAGTATATCTGCCCAGTATCTGAATGATTTCCTTCATTTAGTGGAGGTAGTACCACAGTGGTATTCAAGTTCCGCAGTTTGCCGATTTATGCACATATTGTAGGATAATGCTCTCTGGGTTGGGTAGGTGTAGCTTTAACCAGCGGTGGGTGGCTTCATGCTTCTGCTCCTGCTTCTGTTTCATTTTGCATGGTTTGTAACCCACAAGTAGCTCTCTTCATATATTACTTGCTCACTGTGTCAAGTTATAGGCAGATCGAGTACCATCGAAGTTCCAGTTACAAAACGAAATAAGCAATAGAAACGCTGTGCTCTGATATCCTAAAGTATATACGGTCCCACTTTACCCCACAGCACCGATAAGACATCAACGGCCTCAGGCACTCAACCAAACACGATCCCCTCACTCCAGTCATTCCTCCGATATCAACACCAGACAAACCTCCATAAATTGCACCTACCTCTAGAGATCCCTCCAGAACAGAGACCACACACCCAGATCTCCCTCACCAGGCCACACACCACCACGCACACCCCAGGAACCACATCTATGACGTAACCCACCTCAAGACCACGCCTTAATTCCTCTCCAACAACAAATTCATACAACATCCTCCCCGCCACCACCAAACCACCCCAAAATGACCACCTCAGAAGACCAAACAACACCCGCCCACCTCGACCCAAAAACCTACCCCCGGCACCTAACCGACCCAACCCAAAACATCCACCTGGAACTCACCTACTCCCCTCTCAACGCGCAATCCGCGTTGGACAAGATTTCCTCCCCCGCCGCCGGCGCAAacgtcctcttcctcggcacTACGCGAAATACCTTCGAGAACCGGGCTGTCTCACAGCTGAGTTACACGGCGTACCCGCCGCTGACGCTGAAGACGCTAGCGGGGATCGCGCGGGACGCGGTTGCGAAACATGGGCTGACAGGGATTGTGATTGCGCATCGGTTGGGGGTGGTGCCGATTCGGGAGGCGAGTATTGTGATTGCGGTTAGTTCGGGGCATCGGAGGGCGGCGTGgagggctggggaggaggtGTTGGAGATTTGTAAGGAGAAGGCGGAGatttggaagagggaggagttTGTGGATGGGGGGATGGAGTGGAGGGAGAATAGGGAGAGGGAtggggaggggaagaaggttgttgttTCTGAAAAGTGAGGTTTTATACTGGTTGGGTACTATATATGGTGAGTTGTGAGGAGAGAGATATGGGAATATGGGACCATGTGCTGATCAGCTCTAGATGGTATATTTTCACGATATTTACGGACGGTCATATAATCCTACATGCTATCGACACGTATCTGAGTAGGGTATTTCTATTGTACATACTTTTCCATGCTATTCGTACACTCTAGTCCTTTTTCAATGGCTTACCTTCGCGCTTCCAGTCGTTGATGTGCTCCATGATGACCTTGGTGGCGGAATCGGGGGTATCCTGGCGGCCAATGCACTCGACGAAGTCACCCTCGGGGTCTGTACCACGGAATTAGCAATCGTACGGCATACTATACAAATGATGTCACTCACCCATCAGGTAGAAGTAGATACTGTGGTCCACCAGATAGTCCTCGCCCGGGTTCACGTTTTGCGGTGTGCTGAAGTACACCCGGTACTGCTTGCACATATTCTTCACCTGCTCGTACGTGCCAGTCAAGCCGATAATGTCCCCGTGGAACTCCTGGAGATACGAGCGCAGCACTTCGGGGGTATCGCGAGCAGGATCGCAGGTAACAAAGACAGGCAAGAAGATGTTCTCGCCCTTGGTAGCCTCCTTCACTTTGTCAATAATCTCGGCCATCTTATCCAACTCATCCGGGCAGATATCGGGGCAGTGCGTGAAGCCGAAGTAAACCTAGAAGATCACAATCAGCACCATAACGAGCATATACAGCCTTGTCCGAAGACATAGAAGAACCTACAAAGCTGTACTTTCCCTTCAGATCCTCATCGGTGAACTGCTTGCCGTCCAAGTCCTTCAGCACGAATGGACCTCCAACCTTCGGCCGACCAACTCCCTTGCTCATCTCTGCGATGCGCTTCCGCGCCAACCGTTCCTTCTCCACCCGGAAATAAACGATCATACCCGCACCGGTAATGACGAAGAGTAGCGCCGACTTCCATGAAAACGGACCGGTGGAGTTCCGGGCCTTCAGCTGGCCCATTGTGCGTGCCCGAGCGCGGAGGGTAGTAGTGCTGAAGGAGCGCTGAGAGGAGAGACCATTGTGTCTGAGAGTCTGAGTGTATGCGGGCTGGGCTGGTTTTGTgcggagaggaaggaaagcgTTTTGCGATGGGATTGATCGGAGGGTGCTGCGCTCGAGGGAGGGAACGGTGGAGCGCGAGGCTCGTCCGACCATTTGGACGAGAGGTCTCATTGTCGATGCCATTGGGTGTCGAAGGGAGGACTAGACCGGGTTTGGTGATGAACGAGAGAATGCCAGTAATTGTGAAGCGGTGATGGTTCGAGATCTCCGGCCGGAACCCGCTGTTAGCGTTGTGGCCTGAGGTGTCGACAAGCCACGTCCTCACGTGCTCTTTTAGCGCCTTAGGCAGCATTATATCCCTTGACTCGAGCGTTTGCATCACCTTTTATTATGCTTGCATTTGCCTATAAGCTGCTAATTCTGATACAGAAGTAATAGTCACTACGGGAAGTGAACACCTATGTCGAAAATAAACATCCGCCAGCAATTAAGAAATATCTTGATCCAAAAGTGTCTACATCGAATGGCTGACCTACATACTACAAGCCATGTCTTTCAAGACCATCTGAATCTGCCGACTTAGGCGGACACAATCATCCGAATACCCCAGGAATGCCATGAGAGGAGTGGGAGCGTGTTCTAGAGCCACTTTGTCATGGATTAATAACCGTGATCTATCGATCCGCATCTTCCGTGAGTAACCATGGCTACACCACCGTCATCACGACGTGGTATTACAGGAATTCTAGAGAGTCCTTTGCCACCCCCACAATTCTAGATCTGGGGAACCTTCAGGTTTGCATTCTAACGAATTGTTTTGACTGCGGGGTCTTGAATCGATGCCTGCTCGTGCCCCCGTCGCTTGCCGCAAGTCACTGCTGAACTCCACGCTTTGAAAGTAGACAAGAATGGGTTCATGGTAGACGCTCCCATTGGATGAATCAATGCAAAAGGGCCAAGAACGTATCGTGCTTTGCTAAACAGAACAATCATGTTTGAATGATCCCTAACTTCCGAGCTGACCTACACTGCACATTCCGGGCTCATATCGAGCTCTTCAAAGAAGGGCTTTTTACACATGGGACACTGATTATGAAATCCCAAGAACCAATTCTCTAGGCACTCTCGGTGAAACACGTGGTGGCATTGAAGGGTGTGGATGGGGTCCTTCTTGCGGACCTTATCAAGACAGATAGAACTAAATCAACATATCAGTACAGTCCATGATGGTTGACCTAGCAAACAAGCAGTAATGAAGACATCCACGGTTTTAAAGTCCTACCATGTGAATATATGATCGGATTGTTTTAGCGGGGATCGTATCGTTTGAATAGACAACCACCAGATTTTGAAGGGCTTGGTCGGCGCAACTCTTTCTAGACAGTCCAATCTTCTCTCCATGCTGTCCTGAGGAGATACATTTGCTATTGCAGGATCAGTTGCTCCGGAGGCTAGACTCGAATATGCGAGACAATATGATCTCAGGAGTAACCTGCTCTCGCGGTCAGACTTGGTATATCACTCTCAACCAGACAACATCTGTCTCTAAGAACAAAGATCAAAAGCCGTCTTACCATATAGCAGTCACGACGTATACAGTTAAACACACTACCAGCAATACTTGGAAAGCTAAGCCGTCATTATTTGCAGTTGTgccttccttcttcgacgTTGACTCCGTCTTCCAATCAGGCATATTCGATATGAGAACTTAAGTAATCGGCAGATAATTTGTGGATCCTCTATTTCTAGACTAGAGGGAATTGTGTAAAAGGGTCAGCTGTTTTATAAAGGACTGTCAGCTAACCTGCAGTATGTCGTGTCATTGGAAAAGAGAGTAGCGTCAACCATGGAACCAGGCCGTATGCCCCATCCAGTCGGAGTTATTCAGTACCAACCGCGTTAAGCCGTGTGTATCATTGAGGGGATTCTGTGCTACATGAATTTCCCAGAGAGAAGAATCCTCATGCGATGTTCTTGTGTGGGATGTGTTATCCATTGATCCGAGCACGGATCGCTTTGTGAGGGTTGAACGTCCGCCCATCGGATGCATTTATGGATCGTCCTGGTGCATATGTAACGTGACTCTTGATAGTTTAAACCTTCACTTTGCTGCTCCATAACAGCACCAGTAATATTATTGCTTTGGACTGCGATCGATGAAGGTACCAGCGATCGACACAGAAGCTATAATAATCATACGACTATGAAGCGGACTGAGTATTGGTATAACTAGGCAGTCCAAGTCAATATCTCTGTAATTACTATGTCACCAGTCTTCCTGAACTTTACGGAAAGGCTCGTCAGACGACTTCCTACCTGACATGTAAATGATCGGTCCATAAAGACTCAAGACGCACCTCACTATATACGTTTGGCTTGGGGAGCGAACGGATATATCCTGGATTTACAGTATGCCATTTCTATCGTACGCGCATATACTTGAACTCCAGCAACAGCTGGAAGGTACCCGAGCTCGAGTGATATGCGCTGGCTCGGACGAGTATGCTGAGAGCATCAAACGATGGAGTGATACGTGCGAGAAGGAAGCTGTACGTATAACTTTGACTCTTACCAAGACACCTGATAATGCTCTCAACACTCCTGCAAAGCCTTTGATCATTATCCACGGAACATGTCTCTAACAGTACCACAGGGCGCAGTAGTGAAAGTCACATCCACGTCTGAAGTCTCTGAAGTGATTAAGTTCGCCCGGAAGCATCGTATCTCTTTCGCTGTAGAAGCCGGGGGACATTCCACCACCGGGTCCTCGGCATCTCATGGCGGCATTGTAATCAGCCTGTCTCAGATGCGCAAAGTCCTCACAGACCCCGCTTCAAAGACGGTTTGTGTACAAGGTGGCGCAACCTGGCAGGATGTCAACAGCTCTACGGCTCCCTACGACTTAGTGGTTGTGGGTGCGACTTCAAGTCATGCCGGCGTCGGAGGATCGACACTGGGGGGAGGATACGGATGGCTAACAGGGAGGTATGGTCTGATTATTGACAGCCTGCTGAGTGTCAGGATGGTGCTCGCAGATGGGTCCATCGTCGAAGCGTCGGAAACGACTTCCCCGGACCTTTTCTGGGCGGTTCGAGGTGCCGGACAAGCCTTCGGCGTGGTGACCGAGCTTGTCTTCCGTGCGTATGATCTCAAACATCACGTATTTGGGGGAGCCCTTTACTTTACACCAGATAGGCTAGCAAAAATTGTGGAGTTTGCCAATGAGTTTCACCGTCGCATGAATGAGAATAGCGGCCTCATGTTTGGGTTCACGGCCCCTCCGTTTATGGAAGAGACGGCTGTACTGGTCATTCCTTTCTATAATGGCAGCCGCGAAGAGGCTGAAGACTTTTTTGAACCCATCCTCTCAGCCGGCCCTGCTGCGGGGCAAACCGACATGATGTCTTATACGAGACTCAACGCGGTGGCCAATGTAGATCCGTCTCCAGAGGGCCGCAAAAACATCAACGGGACTAATATTTCCCTGCCCTTTGACACTGACTTTGTGTACGACGTATACAAGCAGTTTGACAGGATAATGAGAAGCTGTCGGAGGGTGGGGAATAGTGTGCTCATGTTTGAGCTGCTGCCATATAATCACATTATTGAAGTACCATTGGACGCTACGGCTTGCGCCAATCGGGGCCGGTACTACAATGTTGGCTCGATCTTCTGCTGGCCGGATCCAGATCTCGACCAGAAGATGCTGACCGAGCAGCAGGGTATTATCTCCAAGATCGAGAATTTCGGATCAGGATCCCGTGATGAGGGCGAAAAGCGTGTGGCTAAATATGCCAACTATGCTGGTAAGTTCCCACCCAAGGTGTAAAAGTCCTTGAGTCTTTCCGGTGGCGTCACTCATATTGACACCGGTCAGCACAACGCAGTTATTAACTTTGGATAGGGCATAATATCAGTGCTGCAAACCTGTTCGGCGAGAACTTGGAGCGGTTGCAGCAGTTGAAGAGAGCTTACGATCCCAACAATGTCTTCAGAAAGTGGCACGACCTCCTCCATCAAAAGAACCCAGTATAATCGGTTTATGATAGTAAACATACCTAGTACTCCATATCCTTTTTCAATATCCTGCAGTTATGGTATGGGAGAGATCACTGTAACATCACTCTCACGTTTGATAACTCTAAAGCCCATCTCCGGGCCGTTAACAATCAGTGGATAGTCCAACCTTTGGTTCGGTAGAACAGAATACGGAACGTCCCAAGTTTTCACCAAAGGCTGCACGATTGGCCAATTGGGTGGCATCTGGGGAGTTTGACTTCGATTCCGGGGTCCAGAATTTGGCTGTCATGAACCCTACCGCGGGTCTGGGAGTGATATCCCTCGAAAGAATGTTCCAAGCTAGCAGCATAGAATTACTTGTCGCCGGGTAACTCATGCCCGTCTTGGAAGGTGTCTCTCAGGTTATATCTCACCACCGAAAGGTTAAACATAAAACATGTTCCCTGTTGGACGCCATTCAGGGCCACGCAGAGTCGAGCATGACACAAAGCTGTCTGTCGCCTGTCGTCCATGTGGCCCAGACGGGATTCCCACTTCTCACCCTGCATTCTGTTCCATGGAACGGGGATATGACACCTACATCCTCAAGCTCGGCTATACGATCCATGATTTCCCATTCAACCAGGACTGAAGGGGGGGAGATATTGTCTCATTCGACCGCCACCGTGGCGTATATGAGGCTCAATGTCTTCTGTGGTTTGGAATATGTTATATAAGTGAAGGCACGTAGGAC carries:
- a CDS encoding molybdopterin synthase large subunit CnxH, with amino-acid sequence MTTSEDQTTPAHLDPKTYPRHLTDPTQNIHLELTYSPLNAQSALDKISSPAAGANVLFLGTTRNTFENRAVSQLSYTAYPPLTLKTLAGIARDAVAKHGLTGIVIAHRLGVVPIREASIVIAVSSGHRRAAWRAGEEVLEICKEKAEIWKREEFVDGGMEWRENRERDGEGKKVVVSEK
- a CDS encoding putative FAD binding oxidoreductase, whose protein sequence is MSLTVPQGAVVKVTSTSEVSEVIKFARKHRISFAVEAGGHSTTGSSASHGGIVISLSQMRKVLTDPASKTVCVQGGATWQDVNSSTAPYDLVVVGATSSHAGVGGSTLGGGYGWLTGRYGLIIDSLLSVRMVLADGSIVEASETTSPDLFWAVRGAGQAFGVVTELVFRAYDLKHHVFGGALYFTPDRLAKIVEFANEFHRRMNENSGLMFGFTAPPFMEETAVLVIPFYNGSREEAEDFFEPILSAGPAAGQTDMMSYTRLNAVANVDPSPEGRKNINGTNISLPFDTDFVYDVYKQFDRIMRSCRRVGNSVLMFELLPYNHIIEVPLDATACANRGRYYNVGSIFCWPDPDLDQKMLTEQQGIISKIENFGSGSRDEGEKRVAKYANYAGHNISAANLFGENLERLQQLKRAYDPNNVFRKWHDLLHQKNPV
- a CDS encoding glycoside hydrolase superfamily, with translation MATPGNQNHRAWWKESSVYQIWPCSFKDSNDDGIGDIPGIISKLDHIKNLGIDIVWLCPSYKSPQVDMGYDIADYYDIAPEYGTVADVEKLIKGCHERGMKLLMDLVVNHTSDQHEWFKQSRSSKDNEYRNWYIWKPARYDEQGNRQPPNNWVSHFQGSAWEWDEHTQEYYLHLYATEQPDLNWEHPPVRKAVHDIMRFWLDKGANGFRMDVINFISKDQRFPDAPIKDPRTPWQWGDKYYANGPRLHEYFQELGKILKEYDTFSVGEMPFVTDTEEVLRAVKYDRNELNMIFNFEHVDIDHGKYDKFEPGSWELTDLKFFFERWQKFMYENDGWNALYWENHDQPRSVDRYTNAKEEDRVIASKMLATILALKAGSPFVYQGQEIGMGNVPPEWDIEEYKDIDCLNHWKRLPNDPEIQKIARQEYQKKSRDNGRTPVQWTNAPNAGFTSPNVKPWMSVNPNYARGINAEAQVNDPNSTYSYWASVLGLRKKYVDIFVYGNYELVDRDSQEIFAYTRQYEDQKALVLANWTDGTLEWDSSSNGVKAVKDVLLNTYDSASDVKERFSGSKWSLRPYEAVVLLIEA
- a CDS encoding putative short-chain dehydrogenase/reductase family protein, encoding MTASKDLPPDTTPYYYLKIFLKSQLCTKAQLPPKNTTLIDKVAIVTGANTGLGLESSRQLLSYNLSLLIIAVRSVAKGEIAAATLRKEYPIATIEVWNLDMSSYDSIRAFVRRTETQLSRLDIVILNAGLQNMQFGVVPSTGHEETIQVNYLSTVLLSILLLPVLKNKSTVGTPGRLSIVSSGTALFARFPHRKFSLLLPSYDDPKNFDLIEQYSASKLLGHMFMWKLADYVSADDVVVNLVDPGFTKGTQLQRDVSGVVSLAMSLAKVITARTVRDGASTYVDATVVKGKESHGCFVMDWQIRPFATVLYTPEGKQIIERLWDETVVELKFADVQGILRSMNRK
- a CDS encoding protein SCO1, which produces MASTMRPLVQMVGRASRSTVPSLERSTLRSIPSQNAFLPLRTKPAQPAYTQTLRHNGLSSQRSFSTTTLRARARTMGQLKARNSTGPFSWKSALLFVITGAGMIVYFRVEKERLARKRIAEMSKGVGRPKVGGPFVLKDLDGKQFTDEDLKGKYSFVYFGFTHCPDICPDELDKMAEIIDKVKEATKGENIFLPVFVTCDPARDTPEVLRSYLQEFHGDIIGLTGTYEQVKNMCKQYRVYFSTPQNVNPGEDYLVDHSIYFYLMDPEGDFVECIGRQDTPDSATKVIMEHINDWKREGKPLKKD